In Candidatus Moanabacter tarae, the genomic stretch ACGATGCAACTGCGACAAATCCTAAAGAGGAAACCGAGGAGCAGAAGGCAAAAGAGTCCTAAAATTCTCTCCAGGTAAACCTTTTCAGAAAGTTGCCTATGATTCAGCTTTTTTTACGTGTCCGCGGAGAGGAACTTAACGCTCAACTCGGACGGAATCCTACAAACACGCTTTGAGTTGCTCCTCGACCCGTGTGACTGATTCCGCTGTAACGTCAACGCTGGGAACAGTAAATTTTCTCCCAAGTTTCCTCATTAAGTAGGTCTGAGGTTTGCCAGGTTCCGCCCGCCCTACCGGTTTCAGTATACGTTTGCGTTCCAGCATGATCGCAAATAGGTATTTAAGTATGGCCTTTTCCTCCAGCTCCCCGTCCTCATCGTCATAAAGAGAGAGGAAAAACTCCTCAACAGACGCAGTCTCTCCACTAGTGCCCTCAGAATTATCTTCTTCCTCATTCAGCCAACTCCCCCACCAACCCAAAACAACGCCGGGCGATTGGTATATCTCCTTCTCCTCGTCCAGAATATCGGCACGAACTAGATTCCCCTCTTCGGTCCGGACAAGGAAACTAATGATTCGCTCTCCTTTAAGAAACTCCCTTCCAGAATGTTCGGAGTGCTTTGATAAGGACTTTACCTGCCAGTCGGTCATTATAAAAAATTAGGTTAGACTCATCATAATAGCTGAGGACATAGGTTACGGCTAATCCCGCTTTCCAGGAAGAAGAATAACATCCGGAATGTTATAGATTTCCGTTCATCTTATTGCCTCAATATCAACTTTTCGTAAACACGTTTTTGCAGTTTACTTCCTATTTCCTTCAAATCCACTGATTATCAAAATTCTAATGACCCTCCATAATAAAAGAACCGGAATTGCTGCACTTATTGTAATTGATGTACAGGAAGCCTTTCTGAAGACCCTTCATAATCCATCAGCCTTCCTCCACCGATGTTGTTTTGCTTGTAGGGCCGCCTCCCTTTTAGAGGTCCCAATAGTAATAACCGAGCAGGTGCCTGAAAAATTGGGCTATTGTCACTCTGCTATCATCGACTCCGCTCCTGTCGCTAAAGTATTTCCAAAGGAAACCTTTTCAGCCATGAAACTAGTAGAGCTAATTCAACACCTCGAAGAATCGAATGTTGAGCACCTCATTATGGCCGGCTTAGAAACTCCCATCTGCGTATATCAATCGGCGATTGAAGCGCTACGTCTCAATTTTAATGTTACTCTTCTGACAGACTGTATTTCCGGACGAAGGCAGGAAGATGCTTCTACAGTGTTGAACTATCTTGGACGAGAATCAAATTGTCACCTTTTACCTTCTGAATCAGTCTTTTACAGCCTTTTAGAGGATGCAAACCACCCAAAATTCAAGGATTTTACAGATCTAGTGAAAGCCTTCCACAGTCCTCGACAAGAGGAGTCAAGCTAACAAGATGAAATCTCCCACCATTGCTGAGCTGCAGAGTAGCGATCGTAGTGAGAGCGTTACTTTTGAAGCGATTTTTCTATTCCGAAAATCAGCTGTTAAAAGAGCCAGAAACGGGAACGAGTTTCTGACCGTTGAACTCGGCGACTGCACAGGCAACTTTCAATTTGTCTGCTTCAACGACAACCCAACACGTAGTTTCTTTGGTAATACTGAACCTGGAACTCCAGTCAAAGTTTCAGGCCACACCGACTTTTACGAGGAGCGATTCTCGCCTCGAATCCATACCGCTCATTCGATATCTGAAGAAGAACTGTCGGACTCGAGTTTAATGGAGCGCTTGGTTGCTTCTTCTGTCGAAAATTCAATTGACCTCTGGAATGAGTTGATCGACTACACCAACCAGATTAGAGAGGACCGGCTGAGGAAAACAGTACATAAGGTTTTATCTGAAACAGAAATCGAACTGAAATTCATTCCTGCCGCAATTTCGATGCACCACGCATATCGAAGCGGTCTTCTCGAGCACACCGTTAACCTTTGCCGCGCTTGTATCGCGCTCCTCCCCCACTACCCCGACATAAATAAGGACTTGGCTTTAAGTGGAGTCATAGTCCACGACATTGGAAAAACAAAAGAATACACCCACCACAAACAGGGGCTTGCAACCACCCGCAGTCGGATCGGAATTCTCCAAGGACATGTCGTACTTGGCTACAGGATCGTACGAAAAGCCGCAATTCAGTGTGAGCTCTCTCCGGAATTAATCGAGCGTCTTGAACACATTGTTCTCAGCCATCAAGGAGAACTTGAATGGGGTGCAGCTTGCATGGCTTCGACCCCTGAGGCTGTCTTCGTCTCAATGCTCGATAATCTCGATGCCAAATTAGGAATGGTCCAACAGGCTATCCGAACCTCTCTGCCAAATCAAGAGTTCTCAGAGTACCTTCCCGGGCTCAAGTCAGCCCTCCTCCTTCATCTCAACCCAAAGTCTTAGAACAGCACTCGATTAATGGAAAAAACAATCAACCATCACAGCTCAAAATTCAGTACTTCATCCAGACAACCTTATTGGGCATTTCTCTCATTTGATTGCAAATCAGCTTCAATTTGAAACTCATCCGATTCAGGAAACTTCCCTAAAGGCTACAGGGAACTGATTTTCAATACTCCTCTCTTAATGAAATGGAATTCTATCCTAATCATTTTTATTGGCCTTTTTAGTTTTTGAAGTGACTCCCTTGCTGTCCTTTTTTGTCTCTTTTTTATCTTCTTTTGTCGTCTCTTTTCCTCCCGGCCTAGATTCTTTTTCTTCTGCCTTCTTTCCTTCTTGTGATGCCCTCTTGTAGTCGGTTTCGTAGAATCCGCTACCCTTGAAAATTATTCCCGCTCCCGCCCCGATCAGTCGTTTCACTCTTCGACTCTTGCAATCAGGACACTTCTTTAATGGATCTTCAGTGATTGACTGAAAAACCTCAAACCGCGATTGGCATGCGGCACATTCGTACTCATAGGTAGGCATTGTGATACTAATCTCGCCAGGAAAAATTTAATAAGGAATTTCTCTCATCTGAAGGGTTTTGACAACTCAATCTAATTACGCCCAAATCCAATTCTGTCGCAATATCCGGTTTCACAAAGGTGAGTCGAATAGGATATAAAGTTGTTTAAGCCAAGTTAAAAAGAAGATCCTTTAAGAGCAATGGAGATTGAAGAAAAGCTGAGTCAGCTCAAGGCACGTATTGAAACTGGTCTGTCTCAATACGTACCGGACGGAAACACTCGCCCAAAGGTTCTCCACGAAGCAATGAATTACAGCCTCAGAATAGGAGGGAAACGGCTGCGACCCACGCTCCTCATACTTGCGAGTGAACTCTATCCAGCTAGGGCCGATCCAATCCCTGCAGCTTCCGCGATTGAGTGCCTTCATACTTATTCTCTTATCCACGACGATCTACCCAGCATCGACAACAGTGTTTTGCGTAGAGGACAGCCCTCCTGTCATATTCAGTTCGACGAGGCCACCGCAGTTCTCGCTGGCGATGCTCTTCTCACCCACTCCTTTGCTCTGCTGGCAGACGCCTATAAAGATCAACCCGATCTCGCAACGGCCTTGATCGGTGAGCTCGGCTCGGCGGCCGATAGTCGACGATTGATCGGAGGTCAAATGGAAGACATACTAGCAGAAGATTCTGACTGCAGTCCCGAGCAACTCGATTACATTCACATCAATAAAACAGCTTCTCTTATTCAAGCTACTTTAGTAATGGGAGTTCGACTGACCTGGGCAGAATCAAGTCAGCTAAATCTCGCCGCCGAATTGGGACGAAATCTTGGTCTTGCCTACCAGATTATCGATGACATTCTCGATGCGACGAGCGATACCAAGACACTCGGCAAGACAGCGGGCCAGGACTCAGACCGAAAGAAGAATACCTATATAAAGCTGCACGGACTATCCCGATCTCGAGCAAAAGCCGGAGAGCTTACTACTGCTGCCTTAGCTGTTTGCGACAAAATGGATGCAGACACAAATCTGCTCACGGCAGTTATAAATCGAATGGAGCATCGAATCAACTAACTCCGGCTAACCTGCCCAGTATTCCTTCTGAGACCGCACACCCGTTCTCGAAAATCCCCAAGTGAATGCTCTCATTTGGAGAATGGAGGTTGTCTTCAGGTAAGCACAGGCCAATCATAATAGAATCCAGCCCCACCACCTTCTTAAGATCTGCAATAATTGGTATACTACCACCCTCACGCAGATAAAGAGGCTTTCTTCCCGTCACCTCTTGAATTGACTGCTCCGCGGCCTGAAAGGCCTTGGCAAGTATCGGGGACTGATCCGTAGGAGTATTCCCCTTCCCAGGAGGAACCACCAAATAAGGCTCCCCACAATGCCCTTCAAGAATCTCGAGGCTCACCTTTGACGAGCATTTTTCCCTCAGGAACCCAATGAGTAAATCCTGGATTCGAACTGGATCCTGATTGGGAACCAAACGACAACTGATCTTAGCAAAGGCGCTACTTGGGATTACAGTCTTCGTTCCCTCACCAGAATAACCTCCTCCAATCCCATTGAACTCTATAGTTGGTCTGAATCGTATCGCCTCGAAAGGGTCAATCATCCTCTCGGTATGAAACGCCTTAGTCCCCAACAATTTTAGATAGTCGTCTTTATTATCTGCGATACTACACAATTCTTCTCGCTCCCAGTCACTCGCATCAAGGACATCATTATAAAACCCGGGAATATTTATTCGGCCGTCTGAATCGTGAAGCGAGGCACATATTTCCGTTACCGCTTGAATCGGATTCATTACAACACCGCCGTGAATTCCCGAATGAAGGTCAACCCGAGGTCCTTTTACTTTCAATTCCAAACTTAGGATACCGCGAAGTCCAGTTGTGATCACTAACTGTTCTGGACTGACACTTGCAGTATCAGAAAGTAGGACGAAGTCAGCCTGAAGACGATCTTTGTAATTTTGTAGGAAACCAGAAAAACTCGGGCTGCCAATCTCTTCCTCACCCTCTATAAGAAATGTGATCTTCAAAGGTAATTCCGCGTGTTTTTCCAGAAGTTTTCCCACCGCGCTGATATGCGCCAACAAAGGTCCTTTATTGTCCACAGCACCGCGCCCGTAAAGTCGATTACCTCTCACTTCAGGCTCGAATGGAGGAGAGGTCCAATTCTCAATGGGATCAGGAGGTTGGACATCGTAGTGCCCGTAGATAATCACATGAGGCCAGCTCGATGGACCCGTTCGTGATCCTAAGACTATCGGGTGAAGAGGGGTATTTACTGTCTCCACCGAAAGACCAAGGCCTTCCAGTAGTCGGACTACATATTGCCGTGACTGCTCCATCCCTTCCCCATAGGTCGGATCAGTCGATACACTCTTGCAACGGACGAACTCCTCGATTGCTTCGATTGGCTCAAACATCCGTGTATTCTACCGTCCCTTCCCTGTTCCGATGCAAACCGAAAATTTCGGAATTCCGGGATTATAATCTAGCGCAATACTGTTTATTCAGGCGATCCACAGTGAAAAAGTTCTATTGGATGATAATGCCTTCCATGTGATTTGTTTTATGAACACTACTCTGAGTGATTTCATACTCCTCGATTGCTTCCGGCATAGCTTCGCGGAGATTCCTAATCCTTGTTAAATACGAGGGATGAGTAGATAGGGGTTTGGATAAAGCTAAATTTGAATTCTCAGCCAAAATCCTTTCCCATAGAGCATATGCTGCTGTGGGATTATAACCAGCTCGAGCCGCGTAGATTAACCCAATTTCATCAGCCTCTTTCTCCATTTTCCTATTAAAGCCCAATCCTCCCATAGAGCACCCAAGCCCGTATGTATCGAGTATTGCCCCCTGAACGAGGGAAGATTGACCCGATGTAATAATGGCCAACCCGACCCTCCCCGCCTGGCTCAATTTTTGTTTTGAAAGACGTTCATTAACGTGTTTTGCCGTCATATGGGCGATTTCATGACCGATAACAATCGCCAGTTCACCATCAGTTTTCACAGCCTTGAAAAGGCCCGTGAACACACCAATCTTGCCACCCGGCATTGCAAATGCATTAAAAATGCTGGGGTTTTCGAAAACCAAAAACTCCCATTCGGTAAGATAAATGTCGGTTGATGCCGCAGCGATAACTTTCTCTCCAACTTCACGTACCATTTTGATATAGCCCAGATTCTTCGATAACGGATACTGAGACTTCATTAAATCAAATTGTCGTATGCTCTCCTTAATGACATATTCATCAGATACCATATTAATAGCAGTTCTCCCAGTAACCGGTACGGTGTTACACCCGGGAATCCCCAACAAAAGAAGGCCAAAGGCAATTCCAGAAAAAAGGATCGGTTGCTTCCTCATTCCTTAAATATAGATTCCTGCACAATTAATGGGGCAGGGTTTGATAAACGGTCTCTAATTTATTTCCTGTAATTGATAAAAGAGCCGAGCGGCTAGTGCCGAAAATGACGGCAACCTGTAAAAACCATTGTCATTCCCTCACTGTTTGCTGCATCGATCACTTCCTCATCCCGAATCGAGCCCCCGGGTTGGATCACCGCTGCAGCACCTGCATTCGCGCCAGTCATCAGCCCATCCCGGAAGGGAATCAATCCATCTGACGCCATTGCAGAACCTTTCAGTGATAGACCGGCGGCCTCAGCTTTAGTCACTGCAAATCTCGCACTGTCCACTCTCGACATCTGTCCCGCCCCTATGCCTAGAGTCCGTTCGGCCGATGCAAAAACAATGGCATTCGATTTTACGTGTTTTGCAACTTTCCAGGCAAAGAGGAGAGCCTTCCAATCTACTTCATTAGGTTCCTTCTGCGTCACAACTTTAAAAGTACTAGGGTCATCTTTCATTTGATCTCTATCCTGGACTAGAATCCCGCCCTCAACAGTTCGGATTTCCCTACCGCCTTGGACTATCGTTTCCTTTTCCCTAACGAGCAGCCTAAGGTTCTTTTTTTTGCTAAAAAGCTGCTGTGCCTCATATGAAAACCCTGGAGCAATAATGATTTCCAGCCATACTCGGCTCATAAGTTTGGCAGCTTCTCCATCCACCTCTCTATTAACTGCTACAACGCCACCGAAAGGCGCATCCATATCAGTAGCAAAAGCCTCTTCCCATGCTCTCCCTAAATCTTCTGCACTAGCAACTCCACAGGGATTGTTGTGCTTGAGGATAACAGTCGTGGGTATATTAAACTCGTCGACTAGATTAATTGCAGCAGAAGCATCGAGGATATTGTTGTAACTCAAATCCTTTCCTTGAATTTGATCACAGCCTCCGAGAAATCCTCCGTATAATGAAGCATTTTGATGAGGATTCTCTCCGTAACGTAATTGTTTCTCCTTTGAGTAACTCAGACTTAAAATTTCTGGCAGGTCATCTCTATCAGAACTTAAAACCGCGGGACGACCCCTATTAAAATACCCCGATATGGAACAATCGTATCGTGCAGTATGGTCGAACGCTTTGGCAGCAAGAGTTCTGCGGAGATCTTTGATGTTATTTTGGTCTTCAAGCCCGGAAGTAACCAATGAATAGTCACTAGGATCACATACAACCGTTACATGCTCCCAATTTTTCGCCGCTGCCCGCAAAAGGGTTACGCCACCGATGTCAATCTCCTCTATGATCTCGTTTTCCGTCACACTCGGCTTTCCCAGAGTCTCTTGAAAAGGATACAGGTTGACCACCACCAGATCGATGAGAGAAATATCATATTGTCGAGCTTCTTCCAAGTCGGTCGCCACACCGCGCCGACATAAAATACCTCCGTGGACTTTCGGGTGAAGAGTCTTAATCCGTCCTCCCATAAGTTCGGGAAATCCGGTATATTCGCTCACATCGATAACTTCCCCGATCTCCCCTCGTAGGAGTTCTGCCGTTCCTCCAGTCGAAATTATCGAGTATCCATACTTCTTTCGAAGCTCTCGAGCAAAGTCGACGATGTTTGCTTTGTTGCTTGTCGAAATTAGGGCAAATCTCTCCATATCGTGGCATTAAGACACGAGGATACCATCGTTCAATGACAATCGTTCCTTTTCGGTGCAATGTTAGTTAGACCAAGCTATCGAGGAGTTTCCCTTAAAGCAATACCACCCTGTCTATTTCTCACTTTAATGGCACACAATTTTTCGGTTTACTCCTCCCAAAAATAACCGGTCTGTTCTGAAGTTCGCGGTAGCTCATTGCATTCTAGAAGTTCGAAAATTCTGTACCCATACTCACAAAGTCCGCTGGGCTTACTCTACCACAGACTCCTAGACTAACGCCAGGCTGAAATCGATCGTCAATGCTAGCCTACCATCATCACGTTTGGCAGACCCTTTGAGGAAGTGGAATTTCCCTAGTCGCGACTCTAGATAGATTGCTTCAATTTCGAGTTCCTCTCCGGGACGCACAATGTTCTTGAATTTTGCCTCCGTTATTTTTGAGAGGACGGGAGTAGACCCCTCAATACTGACTCCGCCTTCACGAAAGCGTTTAACCAGGAGAATCGCTCCAGTTTGAAAGACTGCCTCGCAAAGGAGAACCCCAGGCATAATAGGATTTTCCGGATAGTGTCCTTTGAACTGCGGTTCATCTTCGCGAATCAGCCTTTTCGTAACTGCTTTTTTAGCGGTTACCTCGATCAAGCCATCTACGAAGAGGAACGGCGGCCGATGCGGTATTAACTCTAGAATCTCGTCCAAAGTAAATGGAGTTTAAGCCTTGATGACTTCAATAACAAGCCG encodes the following:
- the yhaM gene encoding 3'-5' exoribonuclease YhaM, coding for MKSPTIAELQSSDRSESVTFEAIFLFRKSAVKRARNGNEFLTVELGDCTGNFQFVCFNDNPTRSFFGNTEPGTPVKVSGHTDFYEERFSPRIHTAHSISEEELSDSSLMERLVASSVENSIDLWNELIDYTNQIREDRLRKTVHKVLSETEIELKFIPAAISMHHAYRSGLLEHTVNLCRACIALLPHYPDINKDLALSGVIVHDIGKTKEYTHHKQGLATTRSRIGILQGHVVLGYRIVRKAAIQCELSPELIERLEHIVLSHQGELEWGAACMASTPEAVFVSMLDNLDAKLGMVQQAIRTSLPNQEFSEYLPGLKSALLLHLNPKS
- a CDS encoding Farnesyl diphosphate synthase — encoded protein: MEIEEKLSQLKARIETGLSQYVPDGNTRPKVLHEAMNYSLRIGGKRLRPTLLILASELYPARADPIPAASAIECLHTYSLIHDDLPSIDNSVLRRGQPSCHIQFDEATAVLAGDALLTHSFALLADAYKDQPDLATALIGELGSAADSRRLIGGQMEDILAEDSDCSPEQLDYIHINKTASLIQATLVMGVRLTWAESSQLNLAAELGRNLGLAYQIIDDILDATSDTKTLGKTAGQDSDRKKNTYIKLHGLSRSRAKAGELTTAALAVCDKMDADTNLLTAVINRMEHRIN
- the dapE_3 gene encoding Succinyl-diaminopimelate desuccinylase; its protein translation is MFEPIEAIEEFVRCKSVSTDPTYGEGMEQSRQYVVRLLEGLGLSVETVNTPLHPIVLGSRTGPSSWPHVIIYGHYDVQPPDPIENWTSPPFEPEVRGNRLYGRGAVDNKGPLLAHISAVGKLLEKHAELPLKITFLIEGEEEIGSPSFSGFLQNYKDRLQADFVLLSDTASVSPEQLVITTGLRGILSLELKVKGPRVDLHSGIHGGVVMNPIQAVTEICASLHDSDGRINIPGFYNDVLDASDWEREELCSIADNKDDYLKLLGTKAFHTERMIDPFEAIRFRPTIEFNGIGGGYSGEGTKTVIPSSAFAKISCRLVPNQDPVRIQDLLIGFLREKCSSKVSLEILEGHCGEPYLVVPPGKGNTPTDQSPILAKAFQAAEQSIQEVTGRKPLYLREGGSIPIIADLKKVVGLDSIMIGLCLPEDNLHSPNESIHLGIFENGCAVSEGILGRLAGVS
- the bepA_2 gene encoding Beta-barrel assembly-enhancing protease, which produces MRKQPILFSGIAFGLLLLGIPGCNTVPVTGRTAINMVSDEYVIKESIRQFDLMKSQYPLSKNLGYIKMVREVGEKVIAAASTDIYLTEWEFLVFENPSIFNAFAMPGGKIGVFTGLFKAVKTDGELAIVIGHEIAHMTAKHVNERLSKQKLSQAGRVGLAIITSGQSSLVQGAILDTYGLGCSMGGLGFNRKMEKEADEIGLIYAARAGYNPTAAYALWERILAENSNLALSKPLSTHPSYLTRIRNLREAMPEAIEEYEITQSSVHKTNHMEGIIIQ
- the purH gene encoding Bifunctional purine biosynthesis protein PurH, yielding MERFALISTSNKANIVDFARELRKKYGYSIISTGGTAELLRGEIGEVIDVSEYTGFPELMGGRIKTLHPKVHGGILCRRGVATDLEEARQYDISLIDLVVVNLYPFQETLGKPSVTENEIIEEIDIGGVTLLRAAAKNWEHVTVVCDPSDYSLVTSGLEDQNNIKDLRRTLAAKAFDHTARYDCSISGYFNRGRPAVLSSDRDDLPEILSLSYSKEKQLRYGENPHQNASLYGGFLGGCDQIQGKDLSYNNILDASAAINLVDEFNIPTTVILKHNNPCGVASAEDLGRAWEEAFATDMDAPFGGVVAVNREVDGEAAKLMSRVWLEIIIAPGFSYEAQQLFSKKKNLRLLVREKETIVQGGREIRTVEGGILVQDRDQMKDDPSTFKVVTQKEPNEVDWKALLFAWKVAKHVKSNAIVFASAERTLGIGAGQMSRVDSARFAVTKAEAAGLSLKGSAMASDGLIPFRDGLMTGANAGAAAVIQPGGSIRDEEVIDAANSEGMTMVFTGCRHFRH
- the fabZ_1 gene encoding 3-hydroxyacyl-[acyl-carrier-protein] dehydratase FabZ, which codes for MDEILELIPHRPPFLFVDGLIEVTAKKAVTKRLIREDEPQFKGHYPENPIMPGVLLCEAVFQTGAILLVKRFREGGVSIEGSTPVLSKITEAKFKNIVRPGEELEIEAIYLESRLGKFHFLKGSAKRDDGRLALTIDFSLALV